In the genome of Chryseobacterium phocaeense, the window CGAAATCGTTCTGCCTCTGGAAAGCATCAAAAAATATGGCGACCAGCAGGCCGTACCTGTTGCAACCACTAAGCCGATGGAAACTCATGTAGAGACACCAGCAGTTGCTCAGGCAGATGGAGAAACCTATGTGATCCAGTCAAAAGATAATTATTACAGAATTACAAAACAGTTTGGAATCAGCCAGCAGGAACTTTACGCCTTAAATCCGGGATTGGAGGAAAAAGGACTGAAGCCCGGCGAAACCATCAAAGTAAAAAGAATAAAAACGGATACATCTGTTGAGGCAGTAAATCCGAAAACCAAAATAGATTCAGGGAACGAAAGATCTTCCAGCACACCGGCACCGGTTGCAGCATCGGATGATTACGTAACTTATACCGTTCAGCAGGGAGATACTGTATTCTCCATTGTGAATAAATTCGGAGTTTCCATTGATGAATTGATCGCACTGAACCCGGATCTTTCCAAAGGACTGAAAACCGGTATGGTTCTGAAGATCAGAAAGCAGGATCCTGTCTATGTGAAGAAAAGCGGTGATGCATTAAGCGTTGTGCTGATGCTTCCTTTCGGATACAGTACCAATGAAACCCAGTATAGAGCAATGGCGCTGGATTTCCTTACCGGAGCCAAACTGGCCATCGAAAGAAATGCAAGAGGAGGTCAAAAGCTGGATATTAAAATTGTGGATTCCGGAAACGAAGCTTCATTTAAAAACTCAATGTCGCAGATCAATCCTGAAAATACAGACCTGATCATTGGTCCATTCTTTAAATCAAACGTAATTGACGTTCTTGATTTCACAAAAAATCAGAAAATTCCTGTGGTGGCGCCGTTTGCCAACTCACCGGAACTCTATAATTACAGCAACCTGATCATCGTGGAAACCAATGACCAGACCTATGCGGATAAAATTGTAGATGAAGTAAAAGCTGTTTATTCCGATCAGAAAATCTATGTGGTAGCGGACAGCAAAAAGGAAATTGCAAGCTATATCAAAGGAGGTCTGGAAAAAGCGGTTAAAAATCCAAATATCATCATCGTGAATTCTCCGGCAGAAATTCAGCTGGATCAGAATATGATGACAGGACAGTCTGCTCCGGTTATTGCGATTCTGGCCAGCGACAACGATGCTGCAGGCGAAGCTTTTGCCAATAAAGTCATTGCGCTTTCCAAAGAAGTTCAGGGCGTAAAAGCATTCAGTATGTATTATTCTCCGACTTTTGAAAAGAAGGTGGATGATCTGAGCCAGGCAAGCCTTGTGTATCTGATGGATAGAAAAATCAATACAGACGGGAATTTTGAAAAAGAAATCCTGGCTGCGTATAAAAATAAATACTGTAAAACTCCTCCTAAATATGCCATTGTTGGTTTTGATGTCGTGAATGATATGCTGACCAGAGAAAACAGAAAAGGTGAGATCTTTAAGCAGATGAATAAAGTGCAGACCCAGCTTGCTACCAAGTTTGAGTTTGTAAAATCTAAAGCAAACGGAGCTTACGTAAATACCGGATACCGGGTGATCAGGTTAGTTCCTTAAATGATTTATGCCTTTTTAAAGGAATATTTTTAACATTATCTTTATATTTGCATAATATTTAATTCAATACATGAAAGCACTTGTATTTCCTGGGCAGGGTTCTCAGTTCGTAGGAATGGGAAAAGAATTGTACGATTCTAGAAAAGACATTAAGGACTTAATGGAATCTGCCAATGAAATTTTAGGTTTCGACATTCTTTCGTTGATGTTCAACGGAACGGATGCAGATCTTAAGAAAACAGAGGTTACCCAGCCTTCCATCTTTATACATTCAGTGGCTGCTTTAAAGGCAGTAAACGGTCTTGGAGCCGAAATGGTTGCAGGACATTCTTTAGGAGAATTTTCAGCATTGGTAGCCAATGGAGTTTTATCCTTTGATGACGGCCTGAAACTGGTATCCGAAAGAGCAAAAGCCATGCAGGAAGCTTGTGATGCCAATCCAAGTTCTATGGCTGCTATCTTAGGTCTTGAAGACGCCAAGGTAGAAGAGATCTGTGCACAGATCAGCGGTATTGTGGTACCGGCCAATTACAACTGTCCGGGACAGCTGGTTATTTCAGGAGAAACCCCTGCGGTAGAAGAAGCTTGCATAAAGCTTAAAGAAGCAGGTGCTAAAAGAGCATTATTGCTACCTGTAAACGGAGCTTTCCACTCTCCATTGATGCAGCCTGCACAGGAAAGACTGGCAGCCGCAATCGAGCAGACCAAATTCAGAAAAGCAACTATTCCGGTGTATCAGAATATCACTACGACGGCTGTAATCAATCCTGAAGAGATCAAGCAAAATCTGATCGCTCAGCTTACAGGTCCTGTAAAATGGACACAGTCTGTTCAGAATATGATCAAGGACGGTGCTTCTAATTTTGTAGAAGTAGGTCCTGGAAAAACCCTTCAGGGGCTTATCAAGAAAATTGATCCTTCTGTAGATGTTGCTTCAGCCATCTAATTAAGAAAAATATGAGCGGAATATTTTCACCGGGAAAGCTTATGCTTACTTCAGAATATTTCGCGATAGACGGAGCTCTTGTCCTGGCGGTACCTACCAAGCCTGGACAAGAGTTTTTTTTTGAAGAAACAGAAAATGAAAAATCATTGATTTTCTGGGAAGCCTCTCATCAGAATAAACTATGGCTCAAAGCGGTCATTGATTACAGAAACTGGGAAATTCTGGAGACCAATCTACTTCCAGGCGCTGAATTTATCCTCAAAACCTTAAAAAATGTTCAGCAGCTTTCTGAAATCAAATTCAAAAGCAATACCACCTACCATATAAGGACCAATCTTCAGTTTCCTGCCGATTACGGGCTTGGCAGCAGTTCCACCTTAATGAACAACCTTGCTGAGTGGGCAGACATCAATCCTTTTCATTTAAATTCAATCAGTCTGGGCGGAAGCGGCTATGATATTGCGGTGGCAAAAGAAAAATCGGCGGTACTTTTCCGGAGCAAGCCGGAAATTGCCTATGAAAGAGTAAATTTCGACCCGCCATTCAAAAATGAACTGATTTTTATTCATTTAAATCAGAAACAGGACAGCAGGGAAGGAATCAATTTTTACAAGTCAAAAGCAAAGTCTCAAACTTTGGTTGATGAATTTTCGGATATCACAAAAAAAGTTTTGTTATGCAGTGAATTGGAAAAATTTTCTGAGCTGATGATGATTCATGAACAAAAAATTGCAAAATTCCTTGAAATTCCTACAGTTAAAGAAAAATTTTTCGCAGACTGCCCTGTTTTCGTCAAAAGTTTGGGGGCATGGGGTGGAGATTTTGTGATGAGTGCTAAATTTGACGGCTATAAGGACTATTTTTGGGGAAAAGGTTTTAACGCCGTTTTTGAATGGTCTGATATAATTAATTTATAATCAATTATTTACAATCCTTTATTTTTATTTGTCATTCTGACTTATATCATTATATTTAAACCACCTTTAACAAATAATTAATATTAATTTTGTTGAACCCAATAAAGAAATAGAAAATATAAGTAAAATGAAACACGCTAAAATCATCCAGGATTTAGAAAAATTAGGGATTAAAGGAAATTACGAAGTGGTCTATAACCCTTCTTACGAGGAGTTATATCAGGCTGAAGTAGCTCCTGAAAATCAAGGCTTTGAGACAGCTGAGCTTACTGAATCTGGTGCGGTATCAGTAAAAACCGGAATTTTCACAGGTCGTTCACCTAAGGACAGATACATAGTTCAGGATGATGTTACAAGAGACACAATTTTCTGGGACGGGAAAGTAAACCTTCCTACAACAGCGGAAAATTTTGATTCGTGTAAAGCATTAGTGCTGAACCAGCTTTCTGAGGCTAAGAAAATTTATGTGGTTGATGCTTTTTGCGGTACCAACACAGACACAAGACTAAAAGTAAGGTTCATCGTTGAAGTGGCGTGGCAGGCGCATTTCGTTACTAATATGTTCATCCGTCCGTCTCATTATGAACTTGAGAATTTCGGAACTCCGGATTTCACAGTAATCAACGGTTCCAAAACTACTAACCCTAACTGGGAAGCTCAGGGATTAAACTCTGAGAACTTCATTATGTTCAATCTTACTGAAAAACTACAGATCATCGGAGGTACATGGTACGGCGGTGAAATGAAGAAAGGAATGTTTGCCATGATGAATTACTACCTTCCACTGAAAGGAATGGCTTCTATGCACTGTTCTGCCAACGTAGGCGAAGAAGGTGATGTAGCGCTTTTCTTTGGTCTTTCAGGAACAGGAAAAACCACTTTATCTGCGGATCCTAAGAGATTCCTGATCGGTGATGATGAGCACGGCTGGGATAACAACGGAGTATTCAACTATGAAGGTGGATGTTATGCCAAGGTAATTGACCTTTCCGAAGAAAAAGAACCGGATATCTTCAGAGCGATCAAAAGAGATGCACTTCTTGAAAACGTAGTGGTAAACAACGGAATTGCAGATTACAAAGACGGATCTATCACGGAAAATACAAGAGTATCTTACCCTATTTACCATATCAATAAAATTGTTCTTCCTTCCAAGGCAGGACACGCGAAGAAGATTGTTTATCTTTCTGCAGACGCATTCGGGGTATTGCCTCCGGTTTCAATTTTGGATGAGAACCAGGCGCAGTACCATTTCCTTTGTGGATATACCTCTAAATTAGCAGGTACAGAAAGAGGAATCACTGAACCTGAACCATCTTTCTCCCCTGCATTCGGAGAGGCGTTCCTTACCCTTCACCCAACAATGTACTCTAAGACACTGATCGGGAAAATGAAGGAACACGGAGCAAAAGCTTATCTGGTGAATACTGGGTGGAACGGAACAGGAAAAAGAATATCTCTGAAAGATACAAGAGCGATTATCGATGCCATTATTGACGGATCTATTGAAAACGCTCCTAAAACTCAGGTTCCAATTATGAACCTTGAAATTCCTACACAGCTTCCGAATGTTTCCGAAGGTATTTTAGACCCTAGAGAAACGTACAGCAATGCTTCAGAGTGGGAAGAAAAAGCAAAAGATCTTGCCGCAAGATATATCAAAAACTTTGAACAGTATTGCGATACTGAAGAAGGGAGGAAGCTTATTGCTTCAGGGCCTCAGCTTCAGCAGCAAACTACTTAATATAACAAAAGCCTCATCAAACGATGAGGCTTTTTTATTTTCTTTTAAATTAGTAACGATGTCATATGGTGGTTATAAATGTGCTCAGCAAATCAACTTTATCTGCAAGATCAGCGAGAGAATTTAACCACAAAAGCTTTTTTGAACACTTAAGTGATTTAAGGCTTTAATGTTGCAATGCAGAGAAGCTCACCTAAGTTTTTTTTAAAATATTCTCAAACATCTGTGAAAATCTGAGGAATCTGTGGGAATAAAAACGATCACAAAGCTTTTTGAACATTTTAATTTTTTAAGATAAACAAAAGGTTTTCAGACGGAATCGAATCATGTTTTTGTTCAACACACTGTCTTATTTCAAACTTAAAATCGCCAGCCTGTAACCCTCCATCCCGAAACCGGACAATACCGCATCCGTATGCGCAGCCGTTACCGATTTCTGACGGAATTCTTCCCTTTGGTAAATATTACTGATATGAACTTCTACTTTTGGCTTTTTGATGTTTTTTAAACAATCTGCAATGGCATAGGAGTAATGCGTGTACGCTCCGGGATTAATTACCACGGCATCAAAATTATCCTCCTGCAGCCTGTTGATGATTTCCCCCTCAATATTGGATTGATAATAATCCAGATCATACAATGTGAATTCTGATTTCAGATTTTGCAGATAGAATTCCATGGAAGTAGTACCGTAAATTTCAGGTTCTCTTGTTCCCAGAAGGTTCAGGTTGGGGCCGTTGATGATAAGGACTTTCATTGAAAATAATTTAATCAAAGATAAATATTTTTTTACAGACCGCTTTCATTGCTGTCCTTAAGGGTTTTCTGAAAATATTCTGAAGGGGTAATGCCTTCAATTTGTTTAAAAACCCTGTTGAAAGTAGATTGATTGGAAAATCCAGCCTCCGTATACACGTACATTAATGTGGTTTTCTGAAAATCGATTTCAGTGAATAGTTTCTTCACGTAGTTAATTCTGTAGGTGTTCAGGTAACTGTTGAAATTGGGATATCCCTTATATCGTATCGCTTTGGAGATGTAAGTGCTGTTGACATTCAGGGCAACGCTCAACGAAGAAAGATTGAACTTTACATCTTTAAACAGCATGTTTTCAGTCATAGAACCTTCAATTTTAGAAAAGAGTTTCTCCATATTTTCATTATCAGTATCCTGATCTTCAGGTGCTGCTTTTGGAGGTATTATCTTTTCTTTTTCTGCCTTCTGGTTTTGGGTGAACTGAGATATAATCTCAAGCTTTCTGATCTTGTCTTTGTAATAGATCAGCAAAGTAACCACCAGGATATTGGAAGTGATCAGAATGGTATCGGTGAAAAGAACCTCTTTCTGTGAGTGTTTTGGAAAAGTGAAGGTCAGGTTATTGGCTAAAATGTAACCCAGGACAATGATCAGAAGAACATAAACAGTATAGACTATGACTTCCTTTTTACTGAAAAAGATGTAAGCTCCCAGGGGGATGGGCAGCAACCAGCAAAAACTGGCCACAGAATTATCCCAAAAAGCAAGCATGACATAAAAATTATATAGCGGTGCTACAATTAAATACAGATGAACGAGCGCATAATTTGGAAATTTTTTTCGTACAAGCACATGGCTATAGCCTAAAAAGAATAATCCGCCAATCATATACCACGACATCACCTTGTCGTAAATATAGAATGTGAAAATGGCAGCATAAATTCCCAAGATCGTAACCATAAGGATGATATATCGATCAATCAGCTCTTGCTTTAATTTTTCTATTTGTTCATTTTTTGTGTTCATCAGTAAGTTAAGATCGGTTTATTTCAGTACAATACAATGAATTCCTGAAAATGATTTTGATAACTGTTTGTGTTTGAGTCTGATAATCCTGTTTAAGCCATATTCATGATTATCATTAATTAACCACTTTTTTGGAATCAGTGATAAAAATACTTTTGCAAAGTAGATTTATCTGTTGGGATCATTAACAATAACTCCAAAAATACCGGTTAAAAATGAAGAGGAAATGTCTTTCGCAAAATTAGAGAAAAAACATAAAAATATTCAGGATTTTATAGTAAAAGAATCCATACTCATCAAAACTAACATTCTAAAAACACAATATCTATAACTCACAAGTGAATTCAGAAGGAGATTGTATACATCTCTTTTCATTAACCCCTTTAAAAAATTACTTATGAAGAAAATTATTTTACTAATGACAGCTTTATCTTTTACTGCAGTCTATTCACAGGTTGGTATTAATACTGCGAATCCCCAGGGGATTTTTCATGTGGATGGCGCGAAAGATAACCCAACAACAGGAATTCCAATACCATTGCAGCAGGCCAATGATCTTGTGGTAACAGCAACGGGAAGTGTAGGCATAGGGACCAATCAGCCCGATGCCTCTGCCATTTTGGATGTAAATGTAGATGGGCTGCCTTCAGGAACCAAGAAAGGTTTTCTTGGGCCAAAAGCAGCACTTTCTTCCCAGACGGATCAGGTGACCATACCTTCTCCGGCTACCGGACTTCTGGTATATAATCTTGGGACTGGCGGACTCACCTATAACGGGTATGTTTTCTGGAACGGAACGGAATGGAGAACCTTTAATAACGGATCTCTTGCACCCGGCACACTGGGAAGTATTACCTGCAACGGGATTACACTTTCCCCAAGTACTTATACCGCCGGGGTTCCTTATACAGGGACCATGAATGTACCTTACATCGGTGGAAACGGAGGAGTATATACCTCTCAGGTCATCGGTCCTGTAAACGGACTTACGGCAACATTATCTGCAGGGAATTTTAATTCCGGATCCGGAGTACTAAGCTATACGGTGTCAGGAACACCTACAGTGACGAGTCCTACACCAACGACTTTTCCCCTAACAATCGGAGGAAAAAGCTGCAGTGCTATCGTAGGTGCCGGAGATGGGATTTCTCCTGGGGATCTGGTATTTTATCATTCTTCCATTCCCCGTAAGTCGGCCTCTTTCCTGTTGAGCCAGTATCTTACGGACCTTCCGGTACTGAATAACACCTTCAGGATTGATGCATTTATCACATCGCCCGGTGCTTTCGACGGAACAGGAGCGAGTACCAATATGGATCCGCGACTCTATAATATCACTTCTTCCAATGCGAAAGTCTGGGTTTCTGAAGTGTCTACCCATACGGGGGATTCCCATGGAGCCAACCTGGTGATTTTCCCTAACAATTATGCGCAATTTGATGACGGGGTTTATCTTACGCAGGGAAGAAATGAAACGGTAACTTTTGATGTGACTACGGCTGATAATAAATGGTACCGCGTGTATTATGTGCTTCGTGTTGATAATAAATCTTTTACCGGAAGCAATGGTAATGTAACAACAGATTCAATTACTGCTGACAATACATTGGAGGTTTTTATTTCAATTCAGAGATTGTATTAATCTATTATAAAGTGAAATTTTGTCGAATGGCTGTCTGTAAAAGGCAGCCATTTTTCTGTTGTTAAAATTATATTATATTTAATGATATATCTCATATTTTAACATTTCTCATTTTATGTAAACCTCTATTTTTAGTGCATTTATGATAAAATTAACTTTAGTTTTTATAAAATTATCATTAAAAATATTAAAGTCTACTTGTTTTGTGGACTAATTGTTTTTAGATTTGCAAACATATTTCGATCGGCTTATAAAGAAAGATGGAGGGAACTGACCCTGTGAAATCTTAACAACCTGCCCCGGAGCAAGGTGTTACATTCAGCCTTTAAAGGAAAAATAAGCATTTGGTTTATCGTATCTGTCGATGCCCTTTGCTGTCTTTTCTGCAAAGGGTTAATTTTTAATATATGATAAATAAAATTGATTATGATTAGCAAAGGTTTAATTAATTCTAAAGCCTGGATTCCCCCGGTAGCTGTATTTTTTCTGGGAATATTCAGTGCCCATGCACAGGAAGTAAAGCCGAAAAAAGATACCATCAGAGAAAAAGAAATTGATGAAGTAGTCGTGATTGCTTATGGGAAAGCAAAAAGAACAAGCTATACGGGTTCAGTGGCTACCATTTCAAGTGATAAGATCAATAACAGGCCGGTTACCAATATTACCAAAGCCCTCGAAGGGCAGGTTCCGGGTGTTCAGGCAGTAAGTGCTTCCGGACAGCCTGGTGCCACAGCCTCTGTACGGATCAGGGGAGTGGGTTCTATCAGCGCTTCAAGTGATCCGTTGTATGTTGTGGATGGAATTCCTTTTGACGGAAATATCAATTCCATCAGCCCGAATGATATTGAGTCCATTAGCGTCCTGAAAGATGCTACGGCCAGTTCCCTTTATGGTTCCAGAGGAGCCAACGGTATCATCATTATCACCACGAAATCCGGTAAAAAAGGAGAATCGAGGATTAATTTTAATATCAGCCAGGGATTTTCAGACAGAGCGGTAAAAGATTACAAACAGGTAAGCACCGATGAATATTTCCAGTTGTATTGGGAAGCATTGAGAAACGGATACAAATCCGGACAGATCACTGCTCAGCAGGCAGGGCAGATGGCCAGTGACAATCTGGTGACTGCCCTGGGAATCAATCCTTACGGAACCGGTTTCCCCAATCCTGTCGGTACCGACGGAAAGCTCGTGCCGGGCGCAAAAGCACTGTGGAATGATGACTGGAGAGATATTCTTCAGCGCACAGCTTCCAGAAGCCAGGTGGATTTTGATATCAGCGGAGGCAGTGAGAAAAGTAATTATTTCTTTTCATTAGGGTATCTTGATGACAAAGGGATTGCGATTGAGTCCGGTTTCCAGAAATTTGCGACCAGATTAAAAATTAATTCAGAAGTTAAAAAATGGCTGAATGCAGGGGTGAACCTAAGCTATACGAACAGTATTCAGAATGCGCCGCCATCCTCGGATTCAAGAACCGACAATATTATTAATGCGGCCAGAGTGATTCCTTCCTTCTATCCCTATTATGAAAGAAATGCTGACGGGAGCTACCGATATGATGCAGACGGAAACAGGATTTATGATTTCGGAAAATACAGGCCGACAAGTGCATTGCAGAACCAGAATGCCGCGGCAACGCTTCCTCTTGATAAAAACGAAAATAAGGAGGATAACTTTTCAGGGAAAGGATTTTTAGATTTTACGTTTCTCCCGGAGCTGAAATTTAAAACCAGTTTTTCTGTTGATTTAGTGAATTACAATGGTCATTATTATTCCAACCCATTGATCGGGCAGGGAAGTGAAACCGGTGGTTCGGTAACGAAATCAAACAGCAGAACGCTTTCTTATACGACCAGTAATATCCTGACTTTTGACAAGAAACTGGGAAAACATCACCTGAATGTTCTGGCAGGCCAGGAATTTTATAAATATGATTATCAAACCTTATCCGGCTCCAGAAGCCAGTTTTCGCTGCCTTACTATTATGAGCCGGACGCAGCCGCTTTGTTGGGAAGCTTCAGCGGAAACAGCGACAAATTTTCCCTGTTGAGTTTCTTAGGTAGAGCAGAATATGACTTTAACAACAAGTATTTCTTTTCTGTATCAGGAAGGGCAGACGGTTCTTCCAGGTTCTTTGCCGATAACCGCTGGGGGAAATTCTGGTCAGTGGGAGGTTCATGGAAAGCTTCCAATGAAGATTTTATCAAAAATCTGAATGTTTTCAACCAATTGACACTGCGTGCAAGTTACGGAGGACAAGGGAACGATAAGCTCCGCAGACCTAACGGATCTTCACTGTATTATGCTTACCAGGAATTATATAAATTTTACAATAACCTTGGCGAGCCGGGAACCGTTCTCGAAAAAATTCAGACGAATGATGTAAAATGGGAAACCAATCTTAATTTAAACATAGGACTTGAGTTCGCCGTTCTGAATAACCGGGTAAAAGGAAATGTGGAATATTTCAAAAGGAAAAGTCAGGACCTTTTGTTTAATATGCCGGTTGCTCCATCCCTCGGGATCAGTGATTTTCCTTTTAATGTAGGAACAATACAGAATACAGGTTTTGAATTCTCATTATTCACTACACCCGTTAAAAATGATAATTTCCAGTGGAATGTGGATGTGAACCTGAGTACATTAACCAATAAAATAACAAAGCTTCCGAAGGGCTCCGTTATATCCGGGACCAAACGTTTGGAAGTGGGCGGATCTATTTATGACTTCTTTATTCCCGAATGGATAGGAGTGGATCCTTCCAATGGAAAGCCGCTGTGGAGATATATTTATCAGGATGCGAACGGGAATACAGTAGATGGAACTACCTCGGAATATGCGAAAGCAACAAAAACCGTACAAGGCTCTGCTCTGCCTAAAGTAACCGGAGGAGTCAGTACAAGTGTTGCCTATAAAAACTTTGATCTTTCCGGACTGTTGACATTCAGTATCGGGGGAAAGATACTGGATACGGATTATACATCGCTGATGTCTAACGGGAGTGCCGGAGGACGTGCCTGGAGTGCCGAAATGCTGAACAGATGGACACCGGAAAACCCGAATACGGATGTTCCTGCATTAAGTACCACCACCAATAACTGGAACTCCACTTCCTCAAGATTTTTGTATTCCGGAACTTATGCAAGGCTTAAAAATGTGAGTCTTGGATATACGCTCCCTTCTGATTATTTTGAAAGGCTGGGACTGAAGAAATTCAGAATTTATGTTCAGGCAGAAAACCTTCTGACCTTCTACAAGCATAAAGGAATGGACCCGGAGCAGGCACTGGACGGAACCACATATTACCGATACCCTGCCATGAGAACGATTACTTTCGGACTTCAGGCAACCCTTTAATCCCATTTAAATTTAAAACAATGAAACAATTAAAATATATTTCTTTTGCCTTGATTGGCTTATGGTCGCTGACTGGCTGTACCAACGAACTGGAAACGGCTCCCACAGATCAGGCCAGCGGTGAAGAAGTTTTCAAAACCGCAGAAAGTGCAGAAACAGTA includes:
- a CDS encoding LysM peptidoglycan-binding domain-containing protein is translated as MIKRFFILSSLCMVLGASAQSSHTVVKGDNPYNIAKKYGITVDELLKLNPKYKDGKLAIGDVVTVKAEKQAATVSKPAVVEKAKPNYGGVQVGKIILQPKQTIYGITKQYRISETDLRKLNPDLDNHRKIGDEIVLPLESIKKYGDQQAVPVATTKPMETHVETPAVAQADGETYVIQSKDNYYRITKQFGISQQELYALNPGLEEKGLKPGETIKVKRIKTDTSVEAVNPKTKIDSGNERSSSTPAPVAASDDYVTYTVQQGDTVFSIVNKFGVSIDELIALNPDLSKGLKTGMVLKIRKQDPVYVKKSGDALSVVLMLPFGYSTNETQYRAMALDFLTGAKLAIERNARGGQKLDIKIVDSGNEASFKNSMSQINPENTDLIIGPFFKSNVIDVLDFTKNQKIPVVAPFANSPELYNYSNLIIVETNDQTYADKIVDEVKAVYSDQKIYVVADSKKEIASYIKGGLEKAVKNPNIIIVNSPAEIQLDQNMMTGQSAPVIAILASDNDAAGEAFANKVIALSKEVQGVKAFSMYYSPTFEKKVDDLSQASLVYLMDRKINTDGNFEKEILAAYKNKYCKTPPKYAIVGFDVVNDMLTRENRKGEIFKQMNKVQTQLATKFEFVKSKANGAYVNTGYRVIRLVP
- the fabD gene encoding ACP S-malonyltransferase; translated protein: MKALVFPGQGSQFVGMGKELYDSRKDIKDLMESANEILGFDILSLMFNGTDADLKKTEVTQPSIFIHSVAALKAVNGLGAEMVAGHSLGEFSALVANGVLSFDDGLKLVSERAKAMQEACDANPSSMAAILGLEDAKVEEICAQISGIVVPANYNCPGQLVISGETPAVEEACIKLKEAGAKRALLLPVNGAFHSPLMQPAQERLAAAIEQTKFRKATIPVYQNITTTAVINPEEIKQNLIAQLTGPVKWTQSVQNMIKDGASNFVEVGPGKTLQGLIKKIDPSVDVASAI
- a CDS encoding GYDIA family GHMP kinase translates to MSGIFSPGKLMLTSEYFAIDGALVLAVPTKPGQEFFFEETENEKSLIFWEASHQNKLWLKAVIDYRNWEILETNLLPGAEFILKTLKNVQQLSEIKFKSNTTYHIRTNLQFPADYGLGSSSTLMNNLAEWADINPFHLNSISLGGSGYDIAVAKEKSAVLFRSKPEIAYERVNFDPPFKNELIFIHLNQKQDSREGINFYKSKAKSQTLVDEFSDITKKVLLCSELEKFSELMMIHEQKIAKFLEIPTVKEKFFADCPVFVKSLGAWGGDFVMSAKFDGYKDYFWGKGFNAVFEWSDIINL
- the pckA gene encoding phosphoenolpyruvate carboxykinase (ATP) is translated as MKHAKIIQDLEKLGIKGNYEVVYNPSYEELYQAEVAPENQGFETAELTESGAVSVKTGIFTGRSPKDRYIVQDDVTRDTIFWDGKVNLPTTAENFDSCKALVLNQLSEAKKIYVVDAFCGTNTDTRLKVRFIVEVAWQAHFVTNMFIRPSHYELENFGTPDFTVINGSKTTNPNWEAQGLNSENFIMFNLTEKLQIIGGTWYGGEMKKGMFAMMNYYLPLKGMASMHCSANVGEEGDVALFFGLSGTGKTTLSADPKRFLIGDDEHGWDNNGVFNYEGGCYAKVIDLSEEKEPDIFRAIKRDALLENVVVNNGIADYKDGSITENTRVSYPIYHINKIVLPSKAGHAKKIVYLSADAFGVLPPVSILDENQAQYHFLCGYTSKLAGTERGITEPEPSFSPAFGEAFLTLHPTMYSKTLIGKMKEHGAKAYLVNTGWNGTGKRISLKDTRAIIDAIIDGSIENAPKTQVPIMNLEIPTQLPNVSEGILDPRETYSNASEWEEKAKDLAARYIKNFEQYCDTEEGRKLIASGPQLQQQTT
- a CDS encoding type II 3-dehydroquinate dehydratase, with the translated sequence MKVLIINGPNLNLLGTREPEIYGTTSMEFYLQNLKSEFTLYDLDYYQSNIEGEIINRLQEDNFDAVVINPGAYTHYSYAIADCLKNIKKPKVEVHISNIYQREEFRQKSVTAAHTDAVLSGFGMEGYRLAILSLK
- a CDS encoding helix-turn-helix domain-containing protein, which translates into the protein MNTKNEQIEKLKQELIDRYIILMVTILGIYAAIFTFYIYDKVMSWYMIGGLFFLGYSHVLVRKKFPNYALVHLYLIVAPLYNFYVMLAFWDNSVASFCWLLPIPLGAYIFFSKKEVIVYTVYVLLIIVLGYILANNLTFTFPKHSQKEVLFTDTILITSNILVVTLLIYYKDKIRKLEIISQFTQNQKAEKEKIIPPKAAPEDQDTDNENMEKLFSKIEGSMTENMLFKDVKFNLSSLSVALNVNSTYISKAIRYKGYPNFNSYLNTYRINYVKKLFTEIDFQKTTLMYVYTEAGFSNQSTFNRVFKQIEGITPSEYFQKTLKDSNESGL
- a CDS encoding SusC/RagA family TonB-linked outer membrane protein, which encodes MISKGLINSKAWIPPVAVFFLGIFSAHAQEVKPKKDTIREKEIDEVVVIAYGKAKRTSYTGSVATISSDKINNRPVTNITKALEGQVPGVQAVSASGQPGATASVRIRGVGSISASSDPLYVVDGIPFDGNINSISPNDIESISVLKDATASSLYGSRGANGIIIITTKSGKKGESRINFNISQGFSDRAVKDYKQVSTDEYFQLYWEALRNGYKSGQITAQQAGQMASDNLVTALGINPYGTGFPNPVGTDGKLVPGAKALWNDDWRDILQRTASRSQVDFDISGGSEKSNYFFSLGYLDDKGIAIESGFQKFATRLKINSEVKKWLNAGVNLSYTNSIQNAPPSSDSRTDNIINAARVIPSFYPYYERNADGSYRYDADGNRIYDFGKYRPTSALQNQNAAATLPLDKNENKEDNFSGKGFLDFTFLPELKFKTSFSVDLVNYNGHYYSNPLIGQGSETGGSVTKSNSRTLSYTTSNILTFDKKLGKHHLNVLAGQEFYKYDYQTLSGSRSQFSLPYYYEPDAAALLGSFSGNSDKFSLLSFLGRAEYDFNNKYFFSVSGRADGSSRFFADNRWGKFWSVGGSWKASNEDFIKNLNVFNQLTLRASYGGQGNDKLRRPNGSSLYYAYQELYKFYNNLGEPGTVLEKIQTNDVKWETNLNLNIGLEFAVLNNRVKGNVEYFKRKSQDLLFNMPVAPSLGISDFPFNVGTIQNTGFEFSLFTTPVKNDNFQWNVDVNLSTLTNKITKLPKGSVISGTKRLEVGGSIYDFFIPEWIGVDPSNGKPLWRYIYQDANGNTVDGTTSEYAKATKTVQGSALPKVTGGVSTSVAYKNFDLSGLLTFSIGGKILDTDYTSLMSNGSAGGRAWSAEMLNRWTPENPNTDVPALSTTTNNWNSTSSRFLYSGTYARLKNVSLGYTLPSDYFERLGLKKFRIYVQAENLLTFYKHKGMDPEQALDGTTYYRYPAMRTITFGLQATL